The proteins below come from a single Mus musculus strain C57BL/6J chromosome 5, GRCm38.p6 C57BL/6J genomic window:
- the Cxcl2 gene encoding C-X-C motif chemokine 2 precursor, whose protein sequence is MAPPTCRLLSAALVLLLLLATNHQATGAVVASELRCQCLKTLPRVDFKNIQSLSVTPPGPHCAQTEVIATLKGGQKVCLDPEAPLVQKIIQKILNKGKAN, encoded by the exons ATGGCCCCTCCCACCTGCCGGCTCCTCAGTGCTGCACtggtcctgctgctgctgctggccacCAACCACCAGGCTACAG GGGCTGTTGTGGCCAGTGAACTGCGCTGTCAATGCCTGAAGACCCTGCCAAGGGTTGACTTCAAGAACATCCAGAGCTTGAGTGTGACGCCCCCAGGACCCCACTGCGCCCAGACAGAAGTCAT AGCCACTCTCAAGGGCGGTCAAAAAGTTTGCCTTGACCCTGAAGCCCCCCTGGTTCAGAAAATCATCCAAAAGATACTGAACAA AGGCAAGGCTAACTGA